The following proteins are encoded in a genomic region of Phalacrocorax carbo chromosome 2, bPhaCar2.1, whole genome shotgun sequence:
- the SNX13 gene encoding sorting nexin-13 isoform X3, translated as MLAETSLSIWGWGSLGVVLFLVTFGPFAIFYFAFYILCFVGGGFVVTLLFGKSNSEKYLEQCEHSFLPCTSVGIPKCIEEMKREARPIKIDRRLTGANIIDEPLQQVIQFSLRDYVQYWYYTLSDDESFLLEIRQALQYALVQFSARSKETDWQPYFTTRLVDDFGTHLRVFRKAQQRIAEKGDQMKDQAEELVDTFFEVEVEMEKEVCRDLVCTSPKDEEGFLRDLCEVLLYILLPPGDFQNKIMRYFVREILSRGILLPLINQLSDPDYINQYVIWMIRDSNCNYEAFMNIIKLSDNIGELEAVKDKASEELQYLRSLDTAGDDINTIKNQINSLLYVIKVCDSRIQRLQSGKEIDTVKLAANFGKLCTVPLDHILVDNVALQFFMDYMQQTGGQAHLFFWMTVEGYRVTAQQQLEVLQSRQKDGKHQTNQTKGLLRAAAFGVYEQYLSEKASPRVNIDDNLVAKLAETLNHEDPTPEIFDDIQRKVYELMLRDERFYPSFKQNVLYVRMLAELDMLKDPSFRGSDDGEGESFNGSPTGSINLSLDDLSNVPSDETVQLHAYISDTVYADYDPYAVAGVCNDHGKTYALYAITVHRRNANSEETWKTYRRYSDFHDFHMRITEQFENLANILKLPGKKTFNNMDREFLEKRKKDLNAYLQLLLNPEMMKASPALAHYVYDFLENKAYSKGKGDFARKVPPLIQKTYSDPDHCRVAAPIDDNVDDNIPLRVMLLLMDEVFDLKERNQWLRRNIKNLLQQLIRATYGDTINRKIVDHVDWMTSPEQVADAVKRFRDAFWPNGILAETVPRRDKAIRMRTRVAGKTKLLEVMPDELKHIIGAETTRKGILRVFEMFQHTQLNKRMVYVFLERFLETLFPQNKFHELFNKLHSRSKQMQRYKQRLHSTQAPSLQKR; from the exons GGGTTTTGTGGTTActcttttatttggaaaaagcaACTCAGAAAAATACCTTGAGCAGTGTGAACATTCGTTTCTTCCTTGTACATCAGTTGGGATCCCTAAG TGCATAGAAGAAATGAAACGTGAAGCCAGACCTATTAAGATTGACAGAAGACTGACAGGTGCAAATATAATTGATGAGCCTTTGCAGCAG GTAATCCAGTTTTCTCTGAGAGACTATGTGCAGTATTGGTATTACACACTAAGTGATGACGAATCGTTTCTTCTGGAAATCAGGCAGGCTCTTCAGTATGCACTTGTTCAGTTTTCTGCCAG GTCAAAGGAAACAGACTGGCAGCCTTACTTCACTACACGACTTGTTGATGACTTTGGCACTCATCTTCGAGTCTTCAGAAAAGCTCAGCAAAGAATAGCAGAGAAAGGTGATCAGATGAAAG ACCAAGCTGAAGAACTTGTAGATACATTCTTTGAGGTTGAagttgaaatggaaaaagaagtctGTCGTGATCTAGTCTGCACTTCTCCCAAAGATGAAGAAG GATTCCTAAGGGATCTGTGTGAGGTTTTACTGTATATATTGCTACCTCCTGGAGACTTCCAGAACAAGATCATGCGATACTTTGTCAGG gaaatcCTCTCCCGAGGAATTCTTCTTCCATTAATAAACCAGCTCAGTGATCCTGATTATATTAATCAGTATGTCATATGGATG attcGTGATTCCAACTGTAACTATGAGGCCTTTATGAATATTATTAAATTAAGTGATAATATAGGAGAGTTGGAAGCAGTGAAAGATAAAGCAAGTGAAGAACTGCAATATCTTCGATCTCTAGATACAGCAGGAGATG ATATCAACACtataaaaaatcaaataaacagTTTATTATATGTTATTAAAGTATGTGATTCAAGAATTCAGAGATTGCAGTCAGGAAAA GAAATAGATACTGTGAAACTGGCAGCAAACTTTGGAAAACTTTGCACAGTCCCTCTGGACCATATTCTGGTAGACAATGTTGCACTACAATTTTTTATGG ATTACATGCAGCAGACTGGTGGCCAAGCACATCTGTTTTTCTGGATGACAGTGGAAGGATACAGGGTTACAGCACAGCAACAGCTGGAGGTACTTCAAAGCAGGCAGAAAGATGGAAAGCATCAAACTAATCAAACCAAGGGTCTATTAAGAGCAGCTGCATTTGGAGTTTATGAGCAATATTTATCAGAAAAG GCATCTCCGAGAGTTAATATTGATGACAACTTAGTAGCAAAACTGGCAGAAACACTGAACCATGAGGATCCAACACCTGAAATCTTTGATGATATTCAGAGAAAG GTATACGAATTGATGCTGCGCGATGAAAGATTCTACCCTTCATTCAAACAGAATGTGTTGTATGTGCGTATGTTAGCTGAGCTGGATATGCTGAAGGATCCTAGTTTCAGAGGATCAGATGATGGTGAAGGAG AATCTTTTAATGGGTCTCCTACTGGCAGCATAAATCTG TCCTTAGATGACCTTTCAAATGTCCCTTCTGATGAGACAGTTCAACTCCATGCATACATCTCAGATACCG TCTATGCTGACTATGACCCATATGCTGTGGCAGGAGTGTGTAATGACCACGGCAAGACATACGCACTGTATGCTATCACAGTCCATCGGCGAAATGCAAACAGCGAAGAGACATGGAAGACATATCGACGCTACAGTGACTTCCATGACTTTCACATGAGGATCACTGAGCAA tttgaaAACCTTGCAAATATACTGAAACTTCCTGGCAAAAAGACATTTAACAACATGGACAGAGAATTtttggaaaagaggaagaaagatttaaatgcatatttgcAG ctCTTGTTAAATCCTGAAATGATGAAGGCTTCTCCGGCTTTAGCCCATTATGTGTATGACTTCCTGGAGAATAAAGCCTACAGCAAAGGGAAGGGGGATTTTGCACGGAAG GTGCCTCCTTTGATCCAGAAAACCTATTCGGATCCTGACCATTGCCGTGTTGCAGCACCAATTGATGACAAT GTGGATGACAATATTCCGCTGAGAGTAATGCTCCTTCTTATGGATGAAGTCTTtgatttaaaggaaagaaatcagtggttaagaagaaatataaaaaatctGCTTCAGCAACTTATTAGAGCAACATATGGTGACACGATTAACAG aaaaatagtTGATCATGTTGATTGGATGACATCTCCTGAGCAAGTAGCAGATGCAGTGAAACGCTTCAG AGATGCTTTTTGGCCCAACGGCATTTTAGCAGAGACTGTTCCACGGAGGGACAAAGCTATTAGAATGAGAACAAGAGTGGCAGGGAAGACCAAATTACTGGAGGTAATGCCAG ATGAACTGAAGCACATCATAGGTGCTGAGACAACACGGAAAGGCATTCTTCGGGTCTTTGAGATGTTCCAGCACACTCAACTGAATAAGAGAATGGTGTACGTGTTTCTGGAGAGATTCCTAGAAACCTTATTTCCGCAAAATAAGTTCCATGAGCTCTTCAACAAACTGCATTCACGGTCAAAGCAGATGCAGAGGTATAAGCAGAGACTACATTCTACTCAAGCGCCTTCCTTGCAGAAAAGGTGA
- the SNX13 gene encoding sorting nexin-13 isoform X1 — protein sequence MLAETSLSIWGWGSLGVVLFLVTFGPFAIFYFAFYILCFVGGGFVVTLLFGKSNSEKYLEQCEHSFLPCTSVGIPKCIEEMKREARPIKIDRRLTGANIIDEPLQQVIQFSLRDYVQYWYYTLSDDESFLLEIRQALQYALVQFSARSKETDWQPYFTTRLVDDFGTHLRVFRKAQQRIAEKGDQMKDQAEELVDTFFEVEVEMEKEVCRDLVCTSPKDEEGFLRDLCEVLLYILLPPGDFQNKIMRYFVREILSRGILLPLINQLSDPDYINQYVIWMIRDSNCNYEAFMNIIKLSDNIGELEAVKDKASEELQYLRSLDTAGDDINTIKNQINSLLYVIKVCDSRIQRLQSGKEIDTVKLAANFGKLCTVPLDHILVDNVALQFFMDYMQQTGGQAHLFFWMTVEGYRVTAQQQLEVLQSRQKDGKHQTNQTKGLLRAAAFGVYEQYLSEKASPRVNIDDNLVAKLAETLNHEDPTPEIFDDIQRKVYELMLRDERFYPSFKQNVLYVRMLAELDMLKDPSFRGSDDGEGESFNGSPTGSINLSLDDLSNVPSDETVQLHAYISDTVYADYDPYAVAGVCNDHGKTYALYAITVHRRNANSEETWKTYRRYSDFHDFHMRITEQFENLANILKLPGKKTFNNMDREFLEKRKKDLNAYLQLLLNPEMMKASPALAHYVYDFLENKAYSKGKGDFARKMDTFVNPLRNSMRNVSNAVKSLPDSLAEGMTKMSDNMGKMSERLGQDIKQSFFKVPPLIQKTYSDPDHCRVAAPIDDNVDDNIPLRVMLLLMDEVFDLKERNQWLRRNIKNLLQQLIRATYGDTINRKIVDHVDWMTSPEQVADAVKRFRDAFWPNGILAETVPRRDKAIRMRTRVAGKTKLLEVMPDELKHIIGAETTRKGILRVFEMFQHTQLNKRMVYVFLERFLETLFPQNKFHELFNKLHSRSKQMQRYKQRLHSTQAPSLQKR from the exons GGGTTTTGTGGTTActcttttatttggaaaaagcaACTCAGAAAAATACCTTGAGCAGTGTGAACATTCGTTTCTTCCTTGTACATCAGTTGGGATCCCTAAG TGCATAGAAGAAATGAAACGTGAAGCCAGACCTATTAAGATTGACAGAAGACTGACAGGTGCAAATATAATTGATGAGCCTTTGCAGCAG GTAATCCAGTTTTCTCTGAGAGACTATGTGCAGTATTGGTATTACACACTAAGTGATGACGAATCGTTTCTTCTGGAAATCAGGCAGGCTCTTCAGTATGCACTTGTTCAGTTTTCTGCCAG GTCAAAGGAAACAGACTGGCAGCCTTACTTCACTACACGACTTGTTGATGACTTTGGCACTCATCTTCGAGTCTTCAGAAAAGCTCAGCAAAGAATAGCAGAGAAAGGTGATCAGATGAAAG ACCAAGCTGAAGAACTTGTAGATACATTCTTTGAGGTTGAagttgaaatggaaaaagaagtctGTCGTGATCTAGTCTGCACTTCTCCCAAAGATGAAGAAG GATTCCTAAGGGATCTGTGTGAGGTTTTACTGTATATATTGCTACCTCCTGGAGACTTCCAGAACAAGATCATGCGATACTTTGTCAGG gaaatcCTCTCCCGAGGAATTCTTCTTCCATTAATAAACCAGCTCAGTGATCCTGATTATATTAATCAGTATGTCATATGGATG attcGTGATTCCAACTGTAACTATGAGGCCTTTATGAATATTATTAAATTAAGTGATAATATAGGAGAGTTGGAAGCAGTGAAAGATAAAGCAAGTGAAGAACTGCAATATCTTCGATCTCTAGATACAGCAGGAGATG ATATCAACACtataaaaaatcaaataaacagTTTATTATATGTTATTAAAGTATGTGATTCAAGAATTCAGAGATTGCAGTCAGGAAAA GAAATAGATACTGTGAAACTGGCAGCAAACTTTGGAAAACTTTGCACAGTCCCTCTGGACCATATTCTGGTAGACAATGTTGCACTACAATTTTTTATGG ATTACATGCAGCAGACTGGTGGCCAAGCACATCTGTTTTTCTGGATGACAGTGGAAGGATACAGGGTTACAGCACAGCAACAGCTGGAGGTACTTCAAAGCAGGCAGAAAGATGGAAAGCATCAAACTAATCAAACCAAGGGTCTATTAAGAGCAGCTGCATTTGGAGTTTATGAGCAATATTTATCAGAAAAG GCATCTCCGAGAGTTAATATTGATGACAACTTAGTAGCAAAACTGGCAGAAACACTGAACCATGAGGATCCAACACCTGAAATCTTTGATGATATTCAGAGAAAG GTATACGAATTGATGCTGCGCGATGAAAGATTCTACCCTTCATTCAAACAGAATGTGTTGTATGTGCGTATGTTAGCTGAGCTGGATATGCTGAAGGATCCTAGTTTCAGAGGATCAGATGATGGTGAAGGAG AATCTTTTAATGGGTCTCCTACTGGCAGCATAAATCTG TCCTTAGATGACCTTTCAAATGTCCCTTCTGATGAGACAGTTCAACTCCATGCATACATCTCAGATACCG TCTATGCTGACTATGACCCATATGCTGTGGCAGGAGTGTGTAATGACCACGGCAAGACATACGCACTGTATGCTATCACAGTCCATCGGCGAAATGCAAACAGCGAAGAGACATGGAAGACATATCGACGCTACAGTGACTTCCATGACTTTCACATGAGGATCACTGAGCAA tttgaaAACCTTGCAAATATACTGAAACTTCCTGGCAAAAAGACATTTAACAACATGGACAGAGAATTtttggaaaagaggaagaaagatttaaatgcatatttgcAG ctCTTGTTAAATCCTGAAATGATGAAGGCTTCTCCGGCTTTAGCCCATTATGTGTATGACTTCCTGGAGAATAAAGCCTACAGCAAAGGGAAGGGGGATTTTGCACGGAAG ATGGACACATTTGTAAATCCCCTGCGTAACTCTATGAGAAATGTATCAAATGCAGTCAAGTCTCTCCCTGACAGCCTGGCAGAGGGAATGACTAAAATGTCAGACAACATGGGTAAAATGTCAGAGAGACTGGGACAAGACATAAAGCAATCATTTTTcaag GTGCCTCCTTTGATCCAGAAAACCTATTCGGATCCTGACCATTGCCGTGTTGCAGCACCAATTGATGACAAT GTGGATGACAATATTCCGCTGAGAGTAATGCTCCTTCTTATGGATGAAGTCTTtgatttaaaggaaagaaatcagtggttaagaagaaatataaaaaatctGCTTCAGCAACTTATTAGAGCAACATATGGTGACACGATTAACAG aaaaatagtTGATCATGTTGATTGGATGACATCTCCTGAGCAAGTAGCAGATGCAGTGAAACGCTTCAG AGATGCTTTTTGGCCCAACGGCATTTTAGCAGAGACTGTTCCACGGAGGGACAAAGCTATTAGAATGAGAACAAGAGTGGCAGGGAAGACCAAATTACTGGAGGTAATGCCAG ATGAACTGAAGCACATCATAGGTGCTGAGACAACACGGAAAGGCATTCTTCGGGTCTTTGAGATGTTCCAGCACACTCAACTGAATAAGAGAATGGTGTACGTGTTTCTGGAGAGATTCCTAGAAACCTTATTTCCGCAAAATAAGTTCCATGAGCTCTTCAACAAACTGCATTCACGGTCAAAGCAGATGCAGAGGTATAAGCAGAGACTACATTCTACTCAAGCGCCTTCCTTGCAGAAAAGGTGA
- the SNX13 gene encoding sorting nexin-13 isoform X2, with the protein MLAETSLSIWGWGSLGVVLFLVTFGPFAIFYFAFYILCFVGGGFVVTLLFGKSNSEKYLEQCEHSFLPCTSVGIPKCIEEMKREARPIKIDRRLTGANIIDEPLQQVIQFSLRDYVQYWYYTLSDDESFLLEIRQALQYALVQFSARSKETDWQPYFTTRLVDDFGTHLRVFRKAQQRIAEKGDQMKDQAEELVDTFFEVEVEMEKEVCRDLVCTSPKDEEGFLRDLCEVLLYILLPPGDFQNKIMRYFVREILSRGILLPLINQLSDPDYINQYVIWMIRDSNCNYEAFMNIIKLSDNIGELEAVKDKASEELQYLRSLDTAGDDINTIKNQINSLLYVIKVCDSRIQRLQSGKEIDTVKLAANFGKLCTVPLDHILVDNVALQFFMDYMQQTGGQAHLFFWMTVEGYRVTAQQQLEVLQSRQKDGKHQTNQTKGLLRAAAFGVYEQYLSEKASPRVNIDDNLVAKLAETLNHEDPTPEIFDDIQRKVYELMLRDERFYPSFKQNVLYVRMLAELDMLKDPSFRGSDDGEGESFNGSPTGSINLSLDDLSNVPSDETVQLHAYISDTGVCNDHGKTYALYAITVHRRNANSEETWKTYRRYSDFHDFHMRITEQFENLANILKLPGKKTFNNMDREFLEKRKKDLNAYLQLLLNPEMMKASPALAHYVYDFLENKAYSKGKGDFARKMDTFVNPLRNSMRNVSNAVKSLPDSLAEGMTKMSDNMGKMSERLGQDIKQSFFKVPPLIQKTYSDPDHCRVAAPIDDNVDDNIPLRVMLLLMDEVFDLKERNQWLRRNIKNLLQQLIRATYGDTINRKIVDHVDWMTSPEQVADAVKRFRDAFWPNGILAETVPRRDKAIRMRTRVAGKTKLLEVMPDELKHIIGAETTRKGILRVFEMFQHTQLNKRMVYVFLERFLETLFPQNKFHELFNKLHSRSKQMQRYKQRLHSTQAPSLQKR; encoded by the exons GGGTTTTGTGGTTActcttttatttggaaaaagcaACTCAGAAAAATACCTTGAGCAGTGTGAACATTCGTTTCTTCCTTGTACATCAGTTGGGATCCCTAAG TGCATAGAAGAAATGAAACGTGAAGCCAGACCTATTAAGATTGACAGAAGACTGACAGGTGCAAATATAATTGATGAGCCTTTGCAGCAG GTAATCCAGTTTTCTCTGAGAGACTATGTGCAGTATTGGTATTACACACTAAGTGATGACGAATCGTTTCTTCTGGAAATCAGGCAGGCTCTTCAGTATGCACTTGTTCAGTTTTCTGCCAG GTCAAAGGAAACAGACTGGCAGCCTTACTTCACTACACGACTTGTTGATGACTTTGGCACTCATCTTCGAGTCTTCAGAAAAGCTCAGCAAAGAATAGCAGAGAAAGGTGATCAGATGAAAG ACCAAGCTGAAGAACTTGTAGATACATTCTTTGAGGTTGAagttgaaatggaaaaagaagtctGTCGTGATCTAGTCTGCACTTCTCCCAAAGATGAAGAAG GATTCCTAAGGGATCTGTGTGAGGTTTTACTGTATATATTGCTACCTCCTGGAGACTTCCAGAACAAGATCATGCGATACTTTGTCAGG gaaatcCTCTCCCGAGGAATTCTTCTTCCATTAATAAACCAGCTCAGTGATCCTGATTATATTAATCAGTATGTCATATGGATG attcGTGATTCCAACTGTAACTATGAGGCCTTTATGAATATTATTAAATTAAGTGATAATATAGGAGAGTTGGAAGCAGTGAAAGATAAAGCAAGTGAAGAACTGCAATATCTTCGATCTCTAGATACAGCAGGAGATG ATATCAACACtataaaaaatcaaataaacagTTTATTATATGTTATTAAAGTATGTGATTCAAGAATTCAGAGATTGCAGTCAGGAAAA GAAATAGATACTGTGAAACTGGCAGCAAACTTTGGAAAACTTTGCACAGTCCCTCTGGACCATATTCTGGTAGACAATGTTGCACTACAATTTTTTATGG ATTACATGCAGCAGACTGGTGGCCAAGCACATCTGTTTTTCTGGATGACAGTGGAAGGATACAGGGTTACAGCACAGCAACAGCTGGAGGTACTTCAAAGCAGGCAGAAAGATGGAAAGCATCAAACTAATCAAACCAAGGGTCTATTAAGAGCAGCTGCATTTGGAGTTTATGAGCAATATTTATCAGAAAAG GCATCTCCGAGAGTTAATATTGATGACAACTTAGTAGCAAAACTGGCAGAAACACTGAACCATGAGGATCCAACACCTGAAATCTTTGATGATATTCAGAGAAAG GTATACGAATTGATGCTGCGCGATGAAAGATTCTACCCTTCATTCAAACAGAATGTGTTGTATGTGCGTATGTTAGCTGAGCTGGATATGCTGAAGGATCCTAGTTTCAGAGGATCAGATGATGGTGAAGGAG AATCTTTTAATGGGTCTCCTACTGGCAGCATAAATCTG TCCTTAGATGACCTTTCAAATGTCCCTTCTGATGAGACAGTTCAACTCCATGCATACATCTCAGATACCG GAGTGTGTAATGACCACGGCAAGACATACGCACTGTATGCTATCACAGTCCATCGGCGAAATGCAAACAGCGAAGAGACATGGAAGACATATCGACGCTACAGTGACTTCCATGACTTTCACATGAGGATCACTGAGCAA tttgaaAACCTTGCAAATATACTGAAACTTCCTGGCAAAAAGACATTTAACAACATGGACAGAGAATTtttggaaaagaggaagaaagatttaaatgcatatttgcAG ctCTTGTTAAATCCTGAAATGATGAAGGCTTCTCCGGCTTTAGCCCATTATGTGTATGACTTCCTGGAGAATAAAGCCTACAGCAAAGGGAAGGGGGATTTTGCACGGAAG ATGGACACATTTGTAAATCCCCTGCGTAACTCTATGAGAAATGTATCAAATGCAGTCAAGTCTCTCCCTGACAGCCTGGCAGAGGGAATGACTAAAATGTCAGACAACATGGGTAAAATGTCAGAGAGACTGGGACAAGACATAAAGCAATCATTTTTcaag GTGCCTCCTTTGATCCAGAAAACCTATTCGGATCCTGACCATTGCCGTGTTGCAGCACCAATTGATGACAAT GTGGATGACAATATTCCGCTGAGAGTAATGCTCCTTCTTATGGATGAAGTCTTtgatttaaaggaaagaaatcagtggttaagaagaaatataaaaaatctGCTTCAGCAACTTATTAGAGCAACATATGGTGACACGATTAACAG aaaaatagtTGATCATGTTGATTGGATGACATCTCCTGAGCAAGTAGCAGATGCAGTGAAACGCTTCAG AGATGCTTTTTGGCCCAACGGCATTTTAGCAGAGACTGTTCCACGGAGGGACAAAGCTATTAGAATGAGAACAAGAGTGGCAGGGAAGACCAAATTACTGGAGGTAATGCCAG ATGAACTGAAGCACATCATAGGTGCTGAGACAACACGGAAAGGCATTCTTCGGGTCTTTGAGATGTTCCAGCACACTCAACTGAATAAGAGAATGGTGTACGTGTTTCTGGAGAGATTCCTAGAAACCTTATTTCCGCAAAATAAGTTCCATGAGCTCTTCAACAAACTGCATTCACGGTCAAAGCAGATGCAGAGGTATAAGCAGAGACTACATTCTACTCAAGCGCCTTCCTTGCAGAAAAGGTGA
- the SNX13 gene encoding sorting nexin-13 isoform X4, producing MKREARPIKIDRRLTGANIIDEPLQQVIQFSLRDYVQYWYYTLSDDESFLLEIRQALQYALVQFSARSKETDWQPYFTTRLVDDFGTHLRVFRKAQQRIAEKGDQMKDQAEELVDTFFEVEVEMEKEVCRDLVCTSPKDEEGFLRDLCEVLLYILLPPGDFQNKIMRYFVREILSRGILLPLINQLSDPDYINQYVIWMIRDSNCNYEAFMNIIKLSDNIGELEAVKDKASEELQYLRSLDTAGDDINTIKNQINSLLYVIKVCDSRIQRLQSGKEIDTVKLAANFGKLCTVPLDHILVDNVALQFFMDYMQQTGGQAHLFFWMTVEGYRVTAQQQLEVLQSRQKDGKHQTNQTKGLLRAAAFGVYEQYLSEKASPRVNIDDNLVAKLAETLNHEDPTPEIFDDIQRKVYELMLRDERFYPSFKQNVLYVRMLAELDMLKDPSFRGSDDGEGESFNGSPTGSINLSLDDLSNVPSDETVQLHAYISDTVYADYDPYAVAGVCNDHGKTYALYAITVHRRNANSEETWKTYRRYSDFHDFHMRITEQFENLANILKLPGKKTFNNMDREFLEKRKKDLNAYLQLLLNPEMMKASPALAHYVYDFLENKAYSKGKGDFARKMDTFVNPLRNSMRNVSNAVKSLPDSLAEGMTKMSDNMGKMSERLGQDIKQSFFKVPPLIQKTYSDPDHCRVAAPIDDNVDDNIPLRVMLLLMDEVFDLKERNQWLRRNIKNLLQQLIRATYGDTINRKIVDHVDWMTSPEQVADAVKRFRDAFWPNGILAETVPRRDKAIRMRTRVAGKTKLLEVMPDELKHIIGAETTRKGILRVFEMFQHTQLNKRMVYVFLERFLETLFPQNKFHELFNKLHSRSKQMQRYKQRLHSTQAPSLQKR from the exons ATGAAACGTGAAGCCAGACCTATTAAGATTGACAGAAGACTGACAGGTGCAAATATAATTGATGAGCCTTTGCAGCAG GTAATCCAGTTTTCTCTGAGAGACTATGTGCAGTATTGGTATTACACACTAAGTGATGACGAATCGTTTCTTCTGGAAATCAGGCAGGCTCTTCAGTATGCACTTGTTCAGTTTTCTGCCAG GTCAAAGGAAACAGACTGGCAGCCTTACTTCACTACACGACTTGTTGATGACTTTGGCACTCATCTTCGAGTCTTCAGAAAAGCTCAGCAAAGAATAGCAGAGAAAGGTGATCAGATGAAAG ACCAAGCTGAAGAACTTGTAGATACATTCTTTGAGGTTGAagttgaaatggaaaaagaagtctGTCGTGATCTAGTCTGCACTTCTCCCAAAGATGAAGAAG GATTCCTAAGGGATCTGTGTGAGGTTTTACTGTATATATTGCTACCTCCTGGAGACTTCCAGAACAAGATCATGCGATACTTTGTCAGG gaaatcCTCTCCCGAGGAATTCTTCTTCCATTAATAAACCAGCTCAGTGATCCTGATTATATTAATCAGTATGTCATATGGATG attcGTGATTCCAACTGTAACTATGAGGCCTTTATGAATATTATTAAATTAAGTGATAATATAGGAGAGTTGGAAGCAGTGAAAGATAAAGCAAGTGAAGAACTGCAATATCTTCGATCTCTAGATACAGCAGGAGATG ATATCAACACtataaaaaatcaaataaacagTTTATTATATGTTATTAAAGTATGTGATTCAAGAATTCAGAGATTGCAGTCAGGAAAA GAAATAGATACTGTGAAACTGGCAGCAAACTTTGGAAAACTTTGCACAGTCCCTCTGGACCATATTCTGGTAGACAATGTTGCACTACAATTTTTTATGG ATTACATGCAGCAGACTGGTGGCCAAGCACATCTGTTTTTCTGGATGACAGTGGAAGGATACAGGGTTACAGCACAGCAACAGCTGGAGGTACTTCAAAGCAGGCAGAAAGATGGAAAGCATCAAACTAATCAAACCAAGGGTCTATTAAGAGCAGCTGCATTTGGAGTTTATGAGCAATATTTATCAGAAAAG GCATCTCCGAGAGTTAATATTGATGACAACTTAGTAGCAAAACTGGCAGAAACACTGAACCATGAGGATCCAACACCTGAAATCTTTGATGATATTCAGAGAAAG GTATACGAATTGATGCTGCGCGATGAAAGATTCTACCCTTCATTCAAACAGAATGTGTTGTATGTGCGTATGTTAGCTGAGCTGGATATGCTGAAGGATCCTAGTTTCAGAGGATCAGATGATGGTGAAGGAG AATCTTTTAATGGGTCTCCTACTGGCAGCATAAATCTG TCCTTAGATGACCTTTCAAATGTCCCTTCTGATGAGACAGTTCAACTCCATGCATACATCTCAGATACCG TCTATGCTGACTATGACCCATATGCTGTGGCAGGAGTGTGTAATGACCACGGCAAGACATACGCACTGTATGCTATCACAGTCCATCGGCGAAATGCAAACAGCGAAGAGACATGGAAGACATATCGACGCTACAGTGACTTCCATGACTTTCACATGAGGATCACTGAGCAA tttgaaAACCTTGCAAATATACTGAAACTTCCTGGCAAAAAGACATTTAACAACATGGACAGAGAATTtttggaaaagaggaagaaagatttaaatgcatatttgcAG ctCTTGTTAAATCCTGAAATGATGAAGGCTTCTCCGGCTTTAGCCCATTATGTGTATGACTTCCTGGAGAATAAAGCCTACAGCAAAGGGAAGGGGGATTTTGCACGGAAG ATGGACACATTTGTAAATCCCCTGCGTAACTCTATGAGAAATGTATCAAATGCAGTCAAGTCTCTCCCTGACAGCCTGGCAGAGGGAATGACTAAAATGTCAGACAACATGGGTAAAATGTCAGAGAGACTGGGACAAGACATAAAGCAATCATTTTTcaag GTGCCTCCTTTGATCCAGAAAACCTATTCGGATCCTGACCATTGCCGTGTTGCAGCACCAATTGATGACAAT GTGGATGACAATATTCCGCTGAGAGTAATGCTCCTTCTTATGGATGAAGTCTTtgatttaaaggaaagaaatcagtggttaagaagaaatataaaaaatctGCTTCAGCAACTTATTAGAGCAACATATGGTGACACGATTAACAG aaaaatagtTGATCATGTTGATTGGATGACATCTCCTGAGCAAGTAGCAGATGCAGTGAAACGCTTCAG AGATGCTTTTTGGCCCAACGGCATTTTAGCAGAGACTGTTCCACGGAGGGACAAAGCTATTAGAATGAGAACAAGAGTGGCAGGGAAGACCAAATTACTGGAGGTAATGCCAG ATGAACTGAAGCACATCATAGGTGCTGAGACAACACGGAAAGGCATTCTTCGGGTCTTTGAGATGTTCCAGCACACTCAACTGAATAAGAGAATGGTGTACGTGTTTCTGGAGAGATTCCTAGAAACCTTATTTCCGCAAAATAAGTTCCATGAGCTCTTCAACAAACTGCATTCACGGTCAAAGCAGATGCAGAGGTATAAGCAGAGACTACATTCTACTCAAGCGCCTTCCTTGCAGAAAAGGTGA